The following coding sequences are from one Thermostaphylospora chromogena window:
- a CDS encoding NUDIX hydrolase: MAAKDGDGWAVCAHGHQHWGVYGAAGLLAVHHDGDGTPHLLMQKRAWWSHHGGTWGLPGGARDSHEDPVTAALREAGEEAALDSTGLRVQGVYVDDHGGWTFHTVIAEAAGFLPAAPANAESTELRWIPVPEVEDRQLHPGFAASWPQIRPALGPLVVVLDIANIVGARAEHGWWKDRAGAASRLIAEVSDLVRRGVQDVPAPIPRLDTWYSRVIAVVEGAARSVAAEPGVTVVPADGSGDDAIVRVVGERAPWEHVLVVTADRALRERVAALDAVSVGPRWLLSRLD; the protein is encoded by the coding sequence ATGGCGGCGAAGGATGGGGACGGCTGGGCCGTGTGCGCGCACGGCCACCAGCACTGGGGCGTCTACGGCGCCGCCGGCCTGCTCGCCGTCCACCACGACGGCGACGGCACCCCCCACCTGCTCATGCAGAAACGCGCTTGGTGGAGCCACCACGGCGGCACGTGGGGCCTGCCGGGCGGCGCCCGCGACAGCCACGAGGACCCCGTCACCGCCGCGCTGCGGGAAGCGGGCGAGGAGGCCGCGCTCGACAGCACGGGCCTGCGCGTCCAAGGCGTCTACGTCGACGACCACGGCGGCTGGACGTTCCACACGGTCATCGCCGAGGCCGCCGGGTTCCTGCCCGCCGCCCCGGCCAACGCCGAGAGCACCGAGCTGCGGTGGATACCCGTCCCCGAGGTCGAGGACCGGCAGCTCCATCCCGGGTTCGCCGCCTCCTGGCCGCAGATCCGTCCCGCCCTCGGCCCGCTCGTGGTCGTCCTCGACATCGCCAACATCGTCGGCGCCCGCGCCGAGCACGGCTGGTGGAAGGACCGCGCCGGAGCCGCGTCGCGGCTGATCGCCGAGGTCTCCGATCTCGTCCGGCGCGGCGTGCAGGACGTGCCCGCGCCGATCCCCCGGCTCGACACGTGGTATTCGCGGGTGATCGCGGTCGTGGAGGGCGCGGCCCGTTCGGTGGCCGCCGAACCGGGGGTGACCGTCGTACCGGCGGACGGCAGCGGTGATGACGCGATCGTGCGGGTGGTGGGTGAGCGGGCGCCGTGGGAGCACGTCCTCGTCGTCACCGCCGACCGCGCCCTGCGCGAACGGGTCGCCGCCCTGGACGCCGTCTCGGTCGGCCCCCGCTGGCTTCTCTCCCGGCTCGATTGA
- a CDS encoding MinD/ParA family ATP-binding protein, with translation MIMPDQEITIPERLYTWVDVDAHLEALAANKRWPRWLHECDAFWDGLEMTIAPGEPPEHALDWLSENFGFGSIVAHEGGSALQLDDVPGRSSTRLLPIRISHREPDTPRREPRWRERRIIQALGQPLPPPQSAFSGNVRIAALHSFKGGVGRTLHGVALADALAQRGERVLLVDADLEAPGITWMFAAQGRRVDFSYEDFLALLHSSEDGRPHDAVTLGAAYLPNQALDGVIVMPARRSLLNIAPPRLEPTDLLTPDRSMYYLTESLAELAHQLGVRTVLIDLRAGSSELAAPVLLDPRVQRVFVTTVSNQSLYGTIRTIRELGRRAPSRADDPASVAVITQFREQGHRELALEAAAQLRNVIAETLEPRLQDGEDRTVDSDLMLEPIFSVFQDRLLALPPSWEEVITLVRRQQLAEALSPLVDELIPPRELAFAEEAHATESLLGTAENDLPSLREALSDFAQRLAYAETANDTAFLPTESLRNLLISHRTEPPLCVVAGAKGSGKTFTQIQMCFRRTWKDYARDVGVENVTLDAPLAPVLVSKNLITSTVDRIHEIQSNASVSPEAEPASQLKLRDLITEALRSQLSDLQWRRIWLTCMAQAVGIDASPDDVEEKLADFARVNSRIFLIDGLEDLLQDFSRDDAQRRALRVLLVDTLDWLRSLRGRPLGLVIFVRRDLVQAAIRQNYGQFFARYSEYELKWNPTEALRLALWVAQRSGALPGLSSEEVASAKDQALSNLLLPLWGEKMGSPRSREARSEGWFLAALSDFNGQIQARDIVTFLKESAALSVPDHRWTDRLLVPAAMRKALVQCSKAKIEAISAESPRVGDLLKRLDSLPAEHKRIPFSPETVELSNEELEILSANGVVFREEDQYWIPEIFRHGLSFKATGRPKILAIANLVRQRNNLD, from the coding sequence ATGATCATGCCTGATCAGGAGATCACGATCCCCGAGCGTCTCTACACCTGGGTGGATGTGGACGCCCACCTGGAGGCTCTTGCGGCGAACAAGCGCTGGCCACGGTGGCTCCATGAATGCGACGCCTTCTGGGACGGTCTCGAGATGACGATCGCCCCAGGGGAGCCGCCCGAGCACGCCCTGGATTGGTTGAGCGAGAATTTCGGCTTCGGTTCGATCGTGGCTCACGAAGGAGGCAGCGCTCTCCAGCTCGACGACGTTCCTGGGCGCTCCTCCACCAGACTACTCCCGATCAGGATCTCTCACCGGGAACCCGACACACCGCGGCGGGAACCCCGATGGCGGGAGCGGCGTATCATCCAGGCTCTCGGCCAGCCGCTGCCCCCTCCACAGAGCGCGTTCTCCGGCAATGTGCGAATCGCTGCACTGCACTCTTTCAAGGGCGGAGTAGGACGCACCTTACACGGCGTGGCCCTCGCCGACGCCCTCGCCCAACGCGGGGAGCGTGTACTCCTGGTCGATGCCGACCTGGAGGCGCCCGGAATCACGTGGATGTTCGCCGCGCAGGGCAGACGCGTCGACTTCAGCTACGAGGACTTCCTCGCACTGTTGCACTCTTCCGAGGACGGTCGCCCTCACGACGCGGTCACCCTAGGCGCGGCCTATCTGCCGAACCAGGCGCTCGACGGCGTGATCGTCATGCCCGCCCGGCGTTCGCTCCTGAACATCGCCCCACCACGACTCGAACCCACCGACCTCCTGACTCCGGACCGGTCGATGTACTACCTGACCGAATCCCTCGCCGAGCTCGCCCACCAGCTCGGTGTGCGGACGGTCCTGATCGATCTTCGGGCTGGCAGCAGCGAACTCGCGGCCCCTGTACTGCTGGACCCACGTGTTCAGCGTGTCTTCGTCACCACCGTCAGCAACCAATCACTGTATGGAACGATTCGCACCATCCGGGAACTCGGGCGGCGTGCCCCGAGCCGGGCTGACGACCCGGCAAGCGTCGCCGTCATCACCCAATTCCGGGAACAGGGCCACCGAGAACTGGCGCTCGAAGCCGCCGCTCAGCTCCGCAATGTGATCGCCGAGACCCTCGAACCTCGCCTCCAGGACGGTGAAGACCGAACCGTAGACAGCGATCTCATGCTGGAACCTATCTTCAGTGTGTTCCAGGACAGGCTTCTGGCGCTGCCTCCTTCATGGGAGGAGGTCATCACGCTGGTTCGGCGTCAGCAGCTCGCCGAGGCACTTTCACCGCTTGTGGACGAGCTCATCCCGCCAAGAGAACTGGCGTTTGCCGAGGAAGCGCACGCTACAGAGTCGCTCCTCGGCACAGCGGAGAACGATTTGCCCTCCCTACGGGAGGCTCTCAGCGACTTCGCCCAGCGGCTGGCCTACGCAGAAACGGCGAATGACACGGCTTTCCTGCCGACCGAGTCGCTCCGGAATCTGTTGATCTCCCATCGGACCGAACCGCCGCTGTGCGTGGTGGCAGGCGCCAAGGGCTCGGGGAAGACCTTCACGCAGATCCAGATGTGCTTCCGGAGAACCTGGAAGGACTACGCGCGTGACGTCGGCGTCGAGAACGTGACCCTCGACGCCCCGCTCGCACCGGTACTCGTTTCCAAGAATCTCATAACCTCCACTGTTGATCGAATACATGAGATACAAAGCAACGCTTCCGTTTCCCCGGAAGCGGAACCCGCGAGTCAGCTCAAACTGCGCGATCTGATTACCGAAGCGCTGCGTTCACAGTTGAGTGACCTGCAATGGCGACGGATCTGGCTCACCTGTATGGCACAGGCTGTAGGTATCGACGCCTCTCCCGACGACGTCGAGGAGAAGCTGGCCGACTTCGCCCGTGTCAACAGCCGGATCTTCCTCATCGATGGGCTGGAGGACCTTCTCCAAGACTTCTCCCGCGATGACGCTCAGCGGCGGGCTCTCCGTGTTCTCCTGGTCGACACCCTCGACTGGTTGCGAAGCCTTCGGGGCCGGCCGCTCGGACTGGTGATCTTCGTGCGTCGCGATCTCGTGCAAGCGGCCATCCGGCAGAACTACGGACAGTTCTTCGCCCGGTACAGCGAATACGAACTCAAGTGGAATCCCACAGAGGCTCTACGGCTGGCCCTATGGGTCGCTCAGCGGTCCGGCGCCCTGCCCGGGCTGTCTTCTGAGGAGGTCGCCTCGGCGAAAGACCAGGCTCTGAGCAACCTGCTGCTCCCCTTGTGGGGAGAGAAGATGGGATCGCCTCGTTCCCGTGAAGCCCGGTCGGAAGGATGGTTCCTCGCCGCGCTCTCCGACTTCAACGGACAGATCCAGGCCCGCGACATCGTAACCTTTCTCAAGGAGTCGGCCGCGCTGTCGGTGCCGGACCACCGCTGGACGGATCGCCTGCTTGTCCCCGCCGCGATGAGGAAGGCACTCGTGCAGTGCAGCAAGGCGAAGATCGAGGCCATCAGCGCCGAGAGTCCGCGGGTCGGAGATCTTTTGAAGCGTCTCGACAGCCTTCCCGCGGAGCACAAGCGGATCCCGTTCAGCCCCGAGACGGTGGAGTTGTCGAACGAAGAACTGGAGATCCTCTCTGCCAATGGTGTCGTCTTCCGTGAGGAAGACCAGTACTGGATTCCAGAGATCTTCCGCCACGGCCTGTCGTTCAAAGCGACCGGCCGCCCGAAGATTTTGGCGATCGCGAACCTCGTGCGCCAGCGGAACAATCTTGACTGA
- a CDS encoding NUDIX hydrolase — MGQRIDFYDDPDAPKPNSLVPSVNVIVTNDAGDILMIRRSDNDNWAVPGGAIDLGESIPQAAVRETLEETGIVCEITGLVGTYSDPRHVILYTSNGEARQEFSLVLTARAIGGEPTPSSESREVRWVPREEVTALPMDRSMRMRIDHFIAGTGLPYIG, encoded by the coding sequence ATGGGCCAGCGCATCGACTTCTACGACGACCCGGACGCGCCCAAGCCCAACAGCCTGGTCCCGTCGGTCAACGTGATCGTCACCAACGACGCCGGGGACATCCTCATGATCCGCCGGTCCGACAACGACAACTGGGCTGTCCCCGGCGGCGCCATCGACCTGGGGGAGTCCATCCCGCAGGCCGCCGTCCGGGAGACGCTGGAGGAGACCGGCATCGTGTGTGAGATCACTGGCCTGGTCGGCACCTACAGCGACCCCAGGCACGTGATCCTCTACACCAGCAACGGCGAGGCCCGCCAGGAGTTCTCCCTCGTTCTCACCGCGCGCGCGATCGGCGGCGAACCCACACCCAGCAGCGAATCGCGCGAGGTCCGCTGGGTGCCGCGCGAGGAGGTGACCGCCCTGCCGATGGACCGATCGATGCGGATGCGGATCGACCATTTCATCGCCGGGACCGGCCTGCCGTATATCGGCTGA
- a CDS encoding helix-turn-helix domain-containing protein, with product MSEFNTGAGDPETIGRRIARLRKRAGLTQQGLADLAHISRSLIQQVETGKKNATPSLVAAVAAALHVDPAELYGQPYRGETAHQDRVHAAIPEIRKALAYMDVPPDLDVPLRPLDVLAAEVATLRKLSLAARHVQVGAILPGVLAELSVHAVDHGAPRAWELLNAAQAVAAALARRLGYNDLAGLAIERAATAAARADDPNLPRLVQLSRALLMMTIGAWEPGLKLVRRAGDGMDVSTPAAKAVYGGLHLRAAVLSARAGNESDAWEHFGAAEEIARSLPPRMPDFYALQFNPANVEVHGVAVAVELMDFDEAIRRDARMVKMWQRSPLPPERRAHHEIDMARALVSVNRFDAALRRIVQADRTAPQMARYHPMARETVTRLLDHYRTLPEPLRVLQDRMGLS from the coding sequence ATGTCCGAATTTAACACCGGTGCTGGTGATCCCGAGACAATCGGGCGGAGGATCGCTCGCCTGCGGAAGCGTGCCGGATTGACCCAGCAAGGGCTTGCCGATCTTGCGCACATCAGTCGCAGCCTCATCCAACAAGTGGAAACCGGGAAGAAGAATGCGACGCCGTCGCTTGTGGCGGCGGTCGCCGCAGCGCTCCACGTCGACCCTGCCGAGCTCTATGGCCAGCCCTACCGAGGTGAGACGGCGCACCAGGACCGGGTGCACGCCGCCATTCCCGAGATTCGTAAGGCGCTGGCGTACATGGATGTGCCGCCGGACCTCGACGTCCCGCTACGGCCGCTTGACGTGTTGGCTGCTGAGGTCGCCACCCTGCGGAAGTTGTCCCTGGCGGCGCGGCATGTCCAGGTCGGGGCGATCTTGCCCGGTGTCCTGGCTGAATTGTCGGTTCATGCTGTCGATCACGGTGCCCCGAGGGCGTGGGAGCTGCTGAACGCCGCGCAGGCCGTGGCGGCGGCGCTCGCCCGGCGGCTCGGCTACAACGATCTGGCCGGGCTCGCTATCGAACGTGCCGCCACCGCCGCTGCACGAGCCGACGACCCCAACCTTCCCCGCTTGGTGCAGCTTTCACGGGCGCTGCTGATGATGACCATAGGAGCGTGGGAGCCGGGCCTGAAACTGGTCCGCCGCGCTGGTGATGGCATGGACGTGTCCACCCCCGCGGCCAAGGCGGTTTACGGCGGGCTGCACCTTCGGGCCGCTGTGCTGTCGGCGCGGGCGGGCAACGAGAGTGACGCGTGGGAGCATTTCGGCGCGGCAGAGGAGATCGCTCGTAGTCTGCCGCCACGCATGCCGGACTTCTATGCACTCCAGTTCAACCCGGCGAACGTGGAAGTGCACGGTGTAGCGGTGGCTGTGGAGCTGATGGATTTCGATGAGGCGATCAGGCGTGACGCTCGCATGGTGAAAATGTGGCAGCGTTCTCCGCTTCCGCCGGAGCGGCGTGCGCACCATGAGATCGACATGGCGCGGGCCTTAGTGTCGGTTAATCGGTTTGATGCCGCGTTGCGTCGTATCGTCCAGGCGGATAGGACGGCTCCGCAGATGGCTCGCTACCACCCGATGGCACGGGAGACGGTGACGAGGCTGCTGGATCACTATCGGACGTTGCCGGAGCCGCTGAGGGTGCTGCAGGATCGCATGGGACTGTCGTAA
- a CDS encoding helix-turn-helix domain-containing protein has protein sequence MSSARRESRDEVARWMLEQIRDAYDRGRPVPPAVLDHVRDLLNPPSFEPETNFESPDTLEINTAERAARMGCTPQYVRRLCREGGLLARRHGRDWLITIRGSDGDEKEHGRETLPVRG, from the coding sequence ATGAGCAGCGCACGGCGGGAGAGCCGCGACGAGGTCGCCCGATGGATGCTGGAGCAAATCCGGGACGCCTACGACCGGGGCAGACCCGTCCCACCCGCCGTGCTCGACCACGTCCGAGACCTCCTCAACCCGCCCAGTTTCGAACCCGAAACTAATTTCGAATCGCCTGACACCCTAGAGATCAACACGGCCGAGAGGGCGGCGCGCATGGGCTGCACGCCGCAGTACGTGCGGCGACTCTGCAGGGAGGGCGGGCTGCTAGCGCGCCGCCACGGCCGAGACTGGCTGATCACGATCAGGGGGTCCGATGGCGACGAAAAAGAGCACGGACGGGAAACCCTTCCCGTCCGTGGCTGA
- a CDS encoding DNA primase family protein, producing MNTAEEIARESYEAHGLVMPEKHRGHLRMAGRFVREHRDELRYVHGIGWHYWDGYRWCLDDQRADIRAAIATTKNALNDLAKLDGDARDELYADIRKAESASGIEGMIKLASALPPISTSSKALDANPHLFNTTSGTVDLLTGRTYPCSRDDLITKVAGGSLDGEDNPEWDRFLKRILPEEDARAFVQRLFGYAMLGEVREHVMPIFTGTGANGKGTLRDAVMAAFGDYAIEVDPALLMESKHERHGAFKMRLRGARLAFCSETEKGRRFAEATMKRLVGGDQIEANFMRKNPIQFAPSHTLIMLTNHLPAVSGDDPAVWRRILVVPFDVVIPDDERDPELPRRLKAATGAVLRWVYEGWLAYQEQGLNPPEAVKTRTEEYKATSDVLGRFLEERTLANPHGHVKARELFSAYVAWCTANGEEPTSEVEFARSLGKRGFEKKKTNSGQRYMGLLLTTEIDEPR from the coding sequence GTGAACACCGCTGAAGAAATCGCACGTGAGTCGTACGAGGCACACGGGCTCGTCATGCCGGAGAAGCACCGTGGCCACCTTCGTATGGCCGGGCGGTTCGTCCGCGAACACCGTGATGAGCTGCGGTACGTGCATGGCATCGGCTGGCACTACTGGGACGGCTACCGGTGGTGCCTCGACGATCAGCGCGCCGACATTCGCGCCGCCATCGCCACCACGAAGAACGCATTGAATGACCTGGCCAAGCTGGATGGCGACGCCCGCGATGAGCTGTACGCGGACATCCGCAAGGCGGAAAGTGCGTCCGGCATCGAAGGCATGATCAAATTGGCGTCCGCGTTGCCGCCCATCTCCACCTCGTCCAAGGCGCTTGACGCTAACCCGCACCTGTTCAACACCACGTCGGGAACCGTCGACCTTCTCACCGGACGCACCTACCCGTGTAGCCGGGACGACCTGATCACCAAGGTTGCAGGTGGGTCTCTCGACGGCGAGGACAACCCGGAATGGGACCGGTTCCTTAAGCGGATCCTCCCCGAGGAAGACGCCCGCGCATTCGTCCAAAGGCTGTTCGGCTACGCCATGCTCGGCGAAGTCCGCGAGCACGTCATGCCCATCTTCACCGGGACAGGAGCGAACGGCAAAGGCACTCTGCGGGACGCGGTCATGGCAGCGTTCGGCGACTACGCCATTGAAGTGGACCCGGCACTGCTCATGGAGTCCAAGCACGAGCGGCACGGAGCGTTCAAGATGCGTCTGCGTGGCGCACGGCTCGCGTTCTGCTCGGAGACGGAGAAGGGGCGCCGGTTCGCCGAAGCGACCATGAAACGGCTCGTCGGCGGCGATCAGATCGAGGCCAACTTCATGCGCAAGAACCCGATCCAGTTCGCCCCGTCCCACACGCTGATCATGCTCACCAACCATCTCCCGGCGGTGTCCGGTGACGACCCGGCGGTGTGGCGGCGCATCCTCGTCGTCCCGTTCGACGTAGTGATCCCAGACGACGAGCGCGACCCAGAGTTGCCTCGGAGGCTCAAGGCCGCGACCGGAGCAGTCCTCCGCTGGGTCTACGAGGGTTGGCTGGCTTACCAGGAGCAAGGGCTCAACCCGCCAGAGGCGGTCAAGACCCGGACCGAGGAGTACAAGGCCACGAGCGATGTCCTGGGCCGGTTCCTCGAAGAGAGGACGCTTGCCAACCCGCATGGTCACGTCAAGGCGCGCGAGCTGTTCTCGGCCTACGTCGCGTGGTGCACAGCGAACGGTGAGGAGCCGACCAGCGAAGTGGAGTTCGCGCGGTCGCTCGGTAAGCGCGGGTTCGAGAAGAAGAAGACGAACTCGGGTCAGCGGTACATGGGTCTGTTGCTCACCACGGAGATAGACGAACCGCGCTGA
- a CDS encoding M15 family metallopeptidase, giving the protein MASAGKFSRRVATRMGATALLAPAFLTAAISCGATNSSASPDSAPGASAPVTGESVPATPTPQQSTPSPEATPDRPSPRPVYPPPFSSKVSTVTRDMVPHSWRPGCPVPLRDLRLVTLTYWGFDDRAHTGELVVHKDVAGDIEKIFKRLYDRRFPIKRMELVDVYKGDDFDSIEADNTSAFNCRPATGSSSWSKHAYGKAIDINPRENPYVSADGSVAHKNARAFAKRPVDAPGVINPGDRVVRLFEQYGWEWGGYWSGIKDYQHFSKGGG; this is encoded by the coding sequence ATGGCTTCAGCTGGGAAATTCTCCAGACGGGTCGCCACGCGTATGGGCGCCACCGCCCTCCTCGCACCCGCGTTCCTGACCGCCGCGATCTCCTGCGGCGCGACGAACAGCTCCGCCTCTCCGGACTCCGCCCCCGGCGCATCCGCCCCCGTCACCGGGGAATCCGTCCCGGCCACGCCCACGCCGCAGCAGTCCACGCCCTCCCCCGAGGCGACCCCGGATCGGCCCAGCCCACGCCCGGTCTACCCTCCGCCCTTCTCCTCGAAGGTCTCCACGGTGACCCGCGACATGGTGCCGCACTCCTGGCGCCCCGGCTGCCCGGTACCCTTGCGCGATCTGCGCCTGGTCACCCTGACCTACTGGGGTTTCGACGACCGCGCTCACACCGGCGAGCTGGTCGTCCACAAAGACGTCGCCGGCGACATCGAGAAGATCTTCAAACGCCTGTACGACCGACGCTTCCCCATCAAACGGATGGAACTGGTCGACGTCTACAAGGGCGACGACTTCGACTCCATCGAGGCCGACAACACCTCAGCGTTCAACTGCCGCCCGGCCACCGGCTCCAGCAGCTGGTCCAAGCACGCCTACGGCAAGGCCATCGACATCAACCCGCGGGAGAACCCGTACGTCTCCGCCGACGGCTCGGTCGCCCACAAGAACGCCCGCGCGTTCGCCAAGCGCCCCGTCGACGCCCCCGGCGTCATCAACCCGGGCGACCGCGTCGTCCGCCTCTTCGAACAGTACGGCTGGGAATGGGGCGGTTACTGGTCCGGCATCAAGGACTACCAGCACTTCTCCAAGGGCGGCGGCTGA
- a CDS encoding ATP-binding protein has protein sequence MDPVRNPYAPGAGQRPPELAGRDRELQQFEVVLERVARGRPERSMVLTGLRGVGKTVLLNTFRSMAMQRLWGTGKIEARPDQSIRRPVAAAMHMAIRELAPRHRAPERIEEFLAVLKAFAMRDPSAAKGTSHWSPGIDVPAARGRADSGDLEIDLTELFVDAAAVATDLGVGIALFIDEMQDVPAPDVSALCAACHELSQSGGPLIVVGAGLPHLPSVLSASKSYSERLFRYVRIDRLDREAADLALIAPAEREGVEFTPEALDALYEAADGYPYFVQAYGKVAWDLALRSPITVDDVRLAAPEAEEELAVGFFGSRYERATPAERDYMRAMAEIGDEPVPTAAVAEALGRKPSSLSPARDSLIKKGLIYSAERGLIAFTVPHFGKFLRAQPV, from the coding sequence GTGGACCCCGTGCGCAACCCCTACGCCCCCGGGGCGGGTCAGCGTCCCCCGGAGCTGGCCGGTCGTGATCGCGAGTTACAGCAGTTCGAAGTGGTATTGGAGCGGGTGGCGCGTGGCCGCCCCGAGCGCAGCATGGTGCTGACCGGCCTGCGCGGTGTCGGCAAGACCGTCCTGCTCAACACCTTCAGATCCATGGCCATGCAGCGGCTGTGGGGCACCGGGAAGATCGAGGCCCGGCCCGATCAGTCGATCCGGCGTCCGGTGGCCGCAGCCATGCACATGGCGATCAGGGAACTGGCCCCCCGGCACAGGGCGCCCGAGCGGATCGAGGAGTTCCTGGCCGTGCTGAAGGCGTTCGCGATGCGTGATCCTTCGGCCGCCAAGGGCACCTCGCACTGGTCGCCGGGCATCGACGTGCCCGCCGCCCGCGGCCGGGCCGACTCCGGTGACCTGGAGATCGACCTCACCGAGCTGTTCGTCGACGCCGCGGCGGTGGCGACCGACCTCGGGGTCGGCATCGCGCTGTTCATCGACGAGATGCAGGACGTGCCGGCTCCCGACGTGTCGGCCCTGTGCGCCGCCTGCCACGAGCTGTCACAGAGCGGCGGCCCGCTGATCGTGGTGGGCGCCGGACTGCCCCACCTGCCCAGCGTGCTCAGCGCGAGCAAGAGCTACTCGGAGCGGTTGTTCCGATATGTCCGGATCGACCGCCTCGACCGCGAGGCCGCCGACCTCGCGCTGATCGCTCCCGCCGAGCGCGAGGGCGTCGAGTTCACCCCGGAGGCACTCGACGCGCTCTATGAAGCGGCCGACGGCTATCCCTACTTCGTGCAGGCGTACGGCAAGGTCGCGTGGGATCTCGCCCTGCGCAGTCCGATCACCGTCGACGACGTGCGGCTGGCCGCGCCGGAGGCCGAGGAGGAGTTGGCCGTCGGTTTCTTCGGCAGCCGCTACGAGCGCGCCACCCCCGCCGAGCGTGACTACATGCGTGCCATGGCCGAGATCGGCGATGAGCCGGTGCCGACGGCCGCGGTCGCCGAAGCGCTCGGCCGCAAGCCATCCAGCCTTTCCCCGGCCCGCGACAGTCTCATCAAGAAAGGATTGATCTACAGCGCAGAGCGAGGATTGATCGCCTTCACCGTTCCGCATTTCGGCAAGTTCCTGCGCGCCCAGCCCGTGTAG
- a CDS encoding MauE/DoxX family redox-associated membrane protein, protein MLETIAAAQAPVLVLLLTLGGVAKAATAHADVEPGGLVRLGPAILMPPRWRTLAMYVCAAVELVMAAGLIFSTHPYFRWNAVVFFALSTYVLMDLRRRHPDAGCGCFGEVSSRPIGMRSIGRTVVLTAMSVGVVWAPVPALSLLAEPDPLTLTGAAAGLAVLAVLSPELEEVVARLRYRAPCEQRSVPTGVALARLRSSAAWRAHESLLLTDQPRDSWRELCWRFFVYPGRTADGRDVEVVFAVYLSGRRPPVKVALVDEDGTAVQPMPESTPVSAAI, encoded by the coding sequence GTGCTCGAAACGATCGCGGCCGCACAGGCCCCCGTGCTGGTGCTGCTGCTGACCCTGGGAGGGGTGGCCAAGGCCGCCACCGCGCACGCCGACGTCGAGCCGGGCGGGCTCGTCAGACTCGGCCCGGCCATCCTCATGCCGCCGCGCTGGCGGACCCTGGCCATGTACGTGTGTGCGGCGGTCGAACTGGTCATGGCGGCCGGGCTGATCTTCTCCACGCACCCGTACTTCCGGTGGAACGCCGTGGTGTTCTTCGCGCTGTCCACGTACGTGCTGATGGATCTGCGGCGCAGGCACCCCGACGCGGGATGCGGGTGCTTCGGCGAAGTGAGCTCCCGGCCGATCGGGATGCGGTCGATCGGGCGGACGGTCGTGCTGACCGCGATGAGCGTGGGCGTGGTCTGGGCACCCGTCCCCGCGCTGTCGCTGCTGGCCGAACCGGATCCGCTGACGCTCACGGGTGCCGCCGCAGGGCTGGCCGTGCTCGCCGTCCTGTCGCCCGAGCTGGAAGAGGTGGTGGCCCGGCTGCGGTACCGCGCCCCGTGCGAGCAGCGATCCGTGCCCACCGGCGTCGCGCTGGCCCGGTTGCGGTCGAGCGCCGCGTGGCGGGCCCACGAGTCCCTCCTGCTGACGGACCAGCCACGTGACAGCTGGCGGGAGCTGTGCTGGCGGTTCTTCGTCTACCCGGGGCGAACGGCGGACGGCCGGGACGTCGAGGTGGTCTTCGCCGTCTACCTCAGCGGGCGTCGCCCCCCGGTGAAGGTGGCGCTGGTCGACGAGGACGGCACGGCGGTGCAGCCCATGCCGGAATCTACCCCTGTATCGGCCGCGATCTAG
- a CDS encoding SigE family RNA polymerase sigma factor: MDLKCDEFRAYVQARGPALLRVAYQLTGHPADAEDLLQSALAKTYLAWDRIQDRTALDGYVRRAMVNINISWWRQRKLEEYPSEELPEPAPPDAHGHDEVHELLEDALSRLPARMRAAIVLRYYEDMTEPEIAETLGVSVGTVKSSMSRGMAKLRGELVPSGR; encoded by the coding sequence ATGGACCTGAAATGCGATGAGTTCCGGGCATACGTGCAGGCCCGGGGGCCGGCCCTGCTCCGTGTCGCCTACCAGCTCACCGGGCACCCCGCCGACGCCGAAGACCTCCTGCAGTCGGCGCTCGCCAAGACCTACCTCGCCTGGGATCGCATTCAGGACCGCACCGCGCTGGACGGGTACGTACGGCGGGCCATGGTCAACATCAACATCTCCTGGTGGCGGCAGCGGAAGCTGGAGGAGTACCCCTCCGAGGAACTGCCCGAGCCCGCACCCCCGGATGCGCACGGCCACGACGAAGTCCATGAGCTGCTGGAAGACGCGCTCTCCCGCCTCCCCGCCCGAATGCGCGCCGCCATCGTGCTGCGCTACTACGAGGACATGACCGAGCCGGAGATCGCCGAGACGCTCGGCGTCAGCGTAGGCACGGTTAAGAGCTCCATGTCCCGGGGGATGGCCAAGCTCCGCGGCGAACTGGTGCCGTCGGGCCGCTGA